In the genome of Larimichthys crocea isolate SSNF unplaced genomic scaffold, L_crocea_2.0 scaffold51005, whole genome shotgun sequence, the window AGAGCGAGACGCCGGCGTCCAGCTTGTCGTTGACCTCTCTGGATTGGACACTGCGCTCCAGCGTCAGCGACGCGGCGCTGAACAAAGTGTCCTGAAACTCCAGGAACGCAGGTTCAATtcccagcagctcctccagcccGGTGCAGCCTGAAGGTGAGACCAGAGGGAGTAAAGACAGCGTCAGCTGTGTGGGTGGAGcgtgtgggtggaggtgggtcACTCACCGAGGGCGTAGAAGGTGCTGCGGTCCATGGTCGCAGCATCTTTGGGGTCGAACAGCAGCGAGGCGACTTCTCTGCGGGTCAGCAGGTTGGGGTCGCT includes:
- the LOC113745178 gene encoding HEAT repeat-containing protein 1-like; translated protein: MTSLAHQLKRLALPQSDPNLLTRREVASLLFDPKDAATMDRSTFYALGCTGLEELLGIEPAFLEFQDTLFSAASLTLERSVQSREVNDKLDAGVSLFLTRLCPYFLLKPAHKCIEWLLHRYVPVGGCTQVTWSL